The following proteins are encoded in a genomic region of bacterium:
- a CDS encoding ABC transporter ATP-binding protein, whose amino-acid sequence MTLLSVKDLKTHFFTDAGVVRAVDGVSFDLERGAALGLVGESGCGKSMMSLSLMRLVPDPPGRIVSGGVMFQLTQSGGPIDLLKLSEKQMRTVRGKRLAMIFQEPMTSLNPVYTIGDQIAEAVSLHDGGSRVSVKSRVIEMLSLVGMPTPERRMKDYPHQLSGGMRQRVMIAMALSCRPDILIADEPTTALDVTIQAQILDLIKRLQSELGMALILVTHDLGVVAETAKRVIVMYAGRFVEEGTVEQIFSEPMHPYTQGLLRAIPPLARKRLGERFSTIPGSVPNLAGLPRGCAFADRCPKVQERCRREEVPADPCKVGRLARCFYAGR is encoded by the coding sequence ATGACCCTTCTCTCGGTAAAAGATCTCAAGACCCACTTCTTCACGGACGCCGGCGTGGTCCGCGCGGTCGACGGGGTGAGCTTTGATCTGGAGCGCGGCGCTGCGCTGGGCCTCGTCGGGGAGAGCGGGTGTGGAAAGAGCATGATGTCGCTCTCGCTCATGAGGCTCGTGCCCGATCCGCCGGGCAGGATCGTCTCGGGCGGAGTCATGTTCCAGCTGACGCAGAGCGGCGGGCCGATCGACCTGCTCAAACTCAGCGAAAAACAGATGAGGACGGTCCGAGGCAAGAGACTCGCGATGATCTTCCAGGAGCCGATGACCTCGCTGAATCCGGTCTACACGATAGGTGACCAGATCGCGGAGGCGGTCTCGCTCCACGACGGCGGTTCGCGCGTGAGCGTGAAAAGCCGCGTGATCGAGATGCTCTCGCTGGTCGGCATGCCGACGCCCGAGCGGCGCATGAAGGACTACCCGCACCAGCTCTCGGGGGGCATGCGTCAGCGCGTCATGATCGCCATGGCGCTCTCCTGCAGGCCCGACATCCTTATCGCGGACGAGCCGACCACCGCGCTCGACGTCACCATCCAGGCGCAGATACTGGACCTCATCAAGAGGCTCCAGTCCGAGCTCGGCATGGCGCTCATCCTCGTGACGCACGACCTCGGCGTGGTCGCGGAGACGGCGAAGAGGGTCATCGTGATGTATGCGGGCCGCTTCGTGGAAGAGGGGACGGTGGAACAGATATTCAGCGAACCGATGCATCCCTACACGCAGGGGCTGCTCCGTGCGATCCCGCCGCTGGCCCGCAAGCGCCTGGGCGAGAGGTTCTCCACCATTCCCGGGAGCGTGCCGAACCTGGCCGGGTTGCCTCGGGGTTGCGCCTTCGCAGACCGCTGCCCCAAGGTGCAGGAGCGCTGCCGCAGGGAAGAGGTGCCGGCCGATCCGTGCAAGGTGGGAAGGCTGGCGAGGTGTTTTTACGCGGGGAGATGA
- a CDS encoding ABC transporter permease, translating into MIASQRYSMLVWRQFAKSRLAVVCLCFIVLLALVAVFAPVIANDRPIILRHEGRWSMPAVKLPPDLVGVDWDAMEAVPSEGTWMLRAPVRYRPGSYDLDAVLSPPSAKHLLGTDGDGRDVAAQLVWGSRASLSVGLVAVGIAVAIGLVLGLMAGFYGGAIDIVISRLIEVMICFPTFFLILTVLAFVGPSIYNIMLVIGITGWTGVARLVRGECLKLRRREFVVAAEVSGARNWRIMWRHMLPNALAPVLVSATFGVAGAILVEASLSFLGFGVPPSEPSWGSMLSQAQQFMDIAWWLTLIPGFAIFATITAYNLVGEALRDAIDPNLRT; encoded by the coding sequence ATGATCGCTTCGCAGAGATATTCGATGCTGGTGTGGCGCCAGTTCGCAAAGAGCCGGCTCGCGGTCGTATGCCTCTGCTTCATCGTCCTGCTTGCGCTGGTCGCCGTATTTGCGCCCGTCATCGCCAACGACCGGCCCATCATTCTCCGGCATGAGGGCAGGTGGTCCATGCCGGCCGTCAAGCTGCCGCCGGATCTGGTGGGTGTGGACTGGGACGCGATGGAGGCAGTCCCCTCGGAAGGCACCTGGATGCTGCGCGCTCCGGTCAGGTACAGGCCGGGCTCGTACGACCTGGACGCGGTGCTCTCGCCCCCTTCCGCAAAACACCTGCTCGGGACCGACGGCGACGGCCGCGACGTGGCGGCCCAGCTCGTGTGGGGCTCGCGCGCCTCCCTATCGGTCGGCCTTGTGGCGGTCGGCATCGCGGTGGCCATAGGGCTCGTGCTGGGGCTCATGGCCGGGTTCTACGGAGGGGCGATCGACATCGTCATCTCCAGGCTCATAGAGGTGATGATCTGCTTCCCCACGTTCTTCCTCATCCTCACCGTGCTCGCCTTCGTGGGGCCTTCCATCTATAACATCATGCTGGTGATAGGGATCACCGGATGGACCGGCGTGGCGAGGCTGGTGCGCGGCGAATGCTTAAAACTCCGCAGGCGCGAATTCGTGGTCGCGGCGGAGGTCTCCGGGGCGCGCAACTGGAGGATCATGTGGAGGCACATGCTTCCGAACGCGCTGGCGCCGGTGCTCGTCTCGGCAACCTTCGGCGTGGCCGGCGCGATACTGGTCGAGGCCTCGCTGTCGTTCCTGGGCTTCGGCGTGCCTCCCTCCGAACCCAGCTGGGGCAGCATGCTCTCGCAGGCGCAGCAGTTCATGGACATAGCCTGGTGGTTGACTTTGATACCCGGCTTTGCGATTTTCGCGACCATCACGGCCTACAATCTCGTAGGCGAGGCCTTGCGGGATGCGATCGATCCCAACCTGAGGACGTAG